A window of Watersipora subatra chromosome 10, tzWatSuba1.1, whole genome shotgun sequence genomic DNA:
AGAAGTACTCAACATCTCTCTACAATTTCTTCTGTTAAAACAAGTTTCCTTCAGAGAGAtaatgcttcaacaactctgtCAGCTTTGCCAGCCACTAATCCGACCAGTAACACCACAAGTCTTTCTACTAGTGCACTATCGGACACCACAGCTACTGCCAGTAATAGTTCTACTCTTACAACTACTTTGACCTCTGACCTCACAAGCTCAACCACAGATTCGACTACATCTATGACTGATGTAACCACCTCCCCGTCTGAGTCAACTACATCCACTACAGGGTCTACCACATCCGCTACTGAGTCAACCACGTCTACCACTGAGTCGACCACATCGACCACTGAGTCAACCACATCAACCACTGAGTCAACCACATCCACCACGGAGCCAACCACATCCACTACAGGACCAATCACATCCACCACTGAGTCAACCACATCCACCACTGAGTCAACCACATCCACCACTGATCCAACTACATCTACTACTGATCCAACTACATCTACCACTGATCCAACCACATCTACCACTGATTCAACCACATCTACTACCGATCCAACTACGTCTACCACCAATCCAACCACATCTACCTCTGGCGCCGCAGCATCCGCTACAGTTTCAAGTACATTAACTACTAACTCCGTCTCATCTGTAAAAGACTCCACTAGTAGGAGTTCCACCTCAACCAGCCCTGTCTCAAGCCAACTTACCACAACTACATCTAGCCAAAGTTCATCTTCATTGAGCTTAACAACAGGTAAATAAGATTTCAGTTTTTATCCTTCTGTGTTCTAAAGTTTTTGATCAATGTGTGAAAGCCTGTTACAATTAggcaaaaatttaaataaaattttatatgaatCCATCGTTTTGCACCGACATTGTTGAATTACTATTTTATTGGTAATGACAGTTATTTATAGCTACTTTCAAATAAACTGCTGGTAATGAAATTacttcaaataatttaaaaattcaaaaaaaaatctcaaacaCTTTGTTGCTAAAAATGATATATCTATGTAGAATATCTTGGAATTGAGCTTTTGCTCAATTCCAAGATATTCTAGTAACtttaatttatatttctcaGAGCAGAAAGTACCACAATTTGAGGGCTGCTTTAGCGGCATTGTGACCTTCAGCAGCCTGAATTGCTCGGCACAAGCGGTAAATGTCACACTCTCTCAAGGAAACATGACAGCAGAGTTTCAAGTGCAGGTGCTTGGCTGCTGCTCAAAAGACAACTGCAAACCCGATGACGGCAAACAAAGTAAGAGTTTTATACTATTACACTGATTTGTCATCTTACCACTACCTAAAACACAAATATGGCTTTTTCAAGCAAGGTTATTACAGCTGTCACACAGTGCAACCCTCAAAGGTTAGACTTCAGTTTAACTTCAAACCGTTCTAATCTTTGTTAATAGTTGCTAAAACTTTAGATAGATGATTTCAGTTATATACTTGTTGACACATAAGAACCAAAGAAATGCTTGGAGTATTTGTAAGAAACATTTagatttgttattaataattggccaattttttttatatctaTTTGTTATTAGCATCTATCAACAAGGAAGTGCTATGAGTTCTCTTATTATGAACGCTAGAGATCAGTGTCGTATAGAGCACTAGAGATCAGTGTCATAAAGCTTATCAGGTATCATGGCTGTCATGATTGTCTAACTGAGAATGATTTAGACTGTTTCATACCAAAATCATTTGATGAAAAAACAATTCTGTTCGTTTAAATATCAGTTTACCTGTTTTTTTAGatgaacatgtatacatagtTGCTACACCATATTTAAGCAACTATGACACATACAACATCTTATTCTATTTGCTGTAATGCTTGCTATACTATCTTTTTCAGTTATAATACTTTCTATGCTACATTTCACTATCtataattttgttatattattttagaaCAGCTATAAGGCCTGTTATACTATAGCATATACAGTATTGCAATAATGTTTAAGATGCAATTCTTTGGTAATTTTAATGCTTTAGCTAAGTTGCTTGCTATACTACATTCTAGTAGCTATAATGCTTGCTATACTATATTCTAGTACATATACTGTTTGCTATACTATATTCTAGTAGCTATAATGTTTGTTATACCATATACTAGTAGCTAAAATGTTTGGTATACTATATTCTAGTAGCTATAATTTTTGCTATACTAATTTGTGGTGGTCACACGACTTTTTATACCATTTTTAGGTATTCAGtactatattttaatagtttaatGCTTGCTATAACATGTCTCAGAGGCTATTATGGTTGCTATAGCTTAATCTGGTAGCTGCAATACTTCTTATTGCAAactatattcaaagtaaatggCTCATTCTGTAGTAAACAATAATTCAACATTTTTGCAGAGCCAAACACATGCAACTACGGAAAAGGCAAAAATGTTGTGAGTGTGCCATGCGCCTCTGAGTGCTTTACCTATCTAATAGCCAATTCTACAGCCAGCACGTATGTTGCCATGATGTTGCTATGTTATCTTGTTATCTTGTTATGTTGTCATTTTATTATGTTGTTATGTTGCTATGTTGCTATGTTATCATG
This region includes:
- the LOC137407047 gene encoding uncharacterized protein is translated as MTLKRNDKICLLTLFLCFNLLIKDTVATIQCKGKATLDQAYGVSCMSKGLKADISDNQSCLIKEREDNNQQCDSSSSCTAINIKLLPGQFLDSNDILWSFASCYQKVMSVQVCADISQVPPTTSLRPRSTQHLSTISSVKTSFLQRDNASTTLSALPATNPTSNTTSLSTSALSDTTATASNSSTLTTTLTSDLTSSTTDSTTSMTDVTTSPSESTTSTTGSTTSATESTTSTTESTTSTTESTTSTTESTTSTTEPTTSTTGPITSTTESTTSTTESTTSTTDPTTSTTDPTTSTTDPTTSTTDSTTSTTDPTTSTTNPTTSTSGAAASATVSSTLTTNSVSSVKDSTSRSSTSTSPVSSQLTTTTSSQSSSSLSLTTEQKVPQFEGCFSGIVTFSSLNCSAQAVNVTLSQGNMTAEFQVQVLGCCSKDNCKPDDGKQKPNTCNYGKGKNVVSVPCASECFTYLIANSTASTSNHGCLDDLYLSETPFADAVDCSETYKEGSCLDAGNNESISGTFDKHTEFSETMADLLLVSPTSLRCLQDEFGDTSSISVLQACLKCCTSNNCNTFESKSSLLGLESTTTASAAVLTLSSFLFLFNLALAITI